The nucleotide sequence ATACCGTTGAGGATCGCGACCTTGCCCTTGCCATTCAGGCTCTTGGCCAGATACTGGCAAGACAGATAGCCCGCCTTGAAATTCTTCGAACCGACAAAGCCGGAGACCGGCCCATCGGCCTGGGCATCGACCGCCACCACCGGAATACCGGCGTTATGCGCCGAGACCACCGCCGACTGCACACCCACCGTATCGGTCGGGTTGAGCAGCAGAATATCCACGCCGCGCTGGATCATGTCCTCGACGTCGCTGGTCTGCTTGGAGATATCGTGATGCGCGTCGGTGACGATGAGCTTGGCACCCATCTTGTCGACCTGCTTCTGCAACGCCTTCTGCATCGTCACGAAGTAGGGATTATTCAGTTCCTGGAACGACATACCGATAACGAGCTGGTCGTTCGGCTTGTTGTGGCTATCAGCCGCGGCGGCGGGCAGAGCGACGGCGGCGAGCGGTATCAGCGCGAGCGCGACGGCCCGGCGCAGGGAAGGGAGTTTGATGCCTGGCATGGTGATCTCCTCGATCGATGCATTGGCGATCAGTGTGCTTATTTGCCATAAGCACAAAATCTCAATGCGATTATTGATGTTAACGTTGTCATTTCACGCTAATCCCCAACCGCAAGACGGCACAATCCAACTTTTGGCTATAACGACTAAAGTCGAGACCGTGCCGCGAGCGCCAGCCATGCGAACGCGGCACAGTAATCGCCCCAGGGCGGCCACCGCAGACGGTACCGGCCCTTCCATGCCCAGCGAGGACAGTTCATGAACGCACACTATCTCGGCATCGATGTCGGTTCCGCCAGCGTCCGGGCTGGCGTGTTCGACGGCACCGGCCGTTGCTTGGCTCAGGCCGCCCGGCCGATTGCCCAGTTCCGCCCCGAGACAGATTTCGTCGAACAGTCGAGCGACGATATCTGGCAGGCCTGCGTGGCGGCGGTGCGAGGCGCCGTGACCGAAGCCGGCGTGTCCGCCGACAGCGTGCGGGCGATCGGCTTCGATGCCACCTGCTCGCTGGTCGCCCTCGGCGCCGACGGCAAGCCGGTCTCGGTTTCGCCGACCGACGACGATACGCAGAACATCGTTATGTGGATGGATCATCGCGCCACCGCCGAGGCGCGCGAGATCACGGCCACCAGACATGAAGCGCTGCGCTATATCGGCGGCCAGGTCAGCCCGGAGCTGGAATTGCCGAAACTGTTGTGGCTGGCGCGCCACCGCCCGGATCAATACGAACGTGCCGCCATATTTCTCGATCTGGCCGACTACATGACCGCCCGCGCGGTCGGCGGGCTTGGCGGCGAAGCCGCGCCGACCAAGAGCGTGTGCACCCAGGTCTGCAAATGGCTGTATCTGGCGCACGAGGGCCGCTGGCCAACCGATCTGCTGCAACAGCTCGGCCTCGAATCCCTGCTCGACAAGCCGCGCATGACCGGGCCGATCCGCGCGCCGGGCGCCCCGGCGGGCCGTCTCGCGCCCGAGGTGGCCGAAGCGTTCGGCCTGACCGGCGAGATCACGGTGGCCACCGGCCTGATCGATGCCCATGCGGGGGCACTCGGTATGCTGGGCGGCGCCCCGGAAGCAAGCCTGGCCGTGATTGCCGGCACATCCACTTGCCACATCGCCTTCTCGCACGAGCCCTGCTTCGTGCCCGGCGTCTGGGGCCCCTACTGGGGCGCGGTGCTGCCCGACGGCTGGATCAACGAAGGCGGCCAGAGCGCGGTCGGCGCCCTGATCGATCACGTGCTCCGCGATCACGCCGCCCACGGCGCGCTGATGGCCGCGGCCGAAGCCCAGGGTGTGAGCCACTTCGATATCCTCAATGCCCGGCTCGACGCCATGGAGGCCGAAGCCGGCGACGCGCCGCTAACGCGGGATATCCACGTGCTCGATTACCACCACGGCAACCGCTCACCACTCGCCGATGCCTCGCTGACCGGTGTTTTCACCGGGTTGACGCTGGCCGAGAACATCGACGACCTCGCCTTGCGCTATCTGGCCACGCTACAGGCCGTGTCCTACGGCACGCGTCACATCGTCGAAGCGCTCAACGAGCACGGGCATGCGGTGAACCGGCTCCGTCTGTGTGGCGGCATACTCAAGAACGAACGCTGGCTGGCCGAAACCGCCGATGCCACCGGGCTGCCGATCGAACTACCGGCGGAGACCGAAACCGTGCTGCTGGGCAGCGCCATGCTGGCCGCGACCGCCTGTGGCGATCAGCCCGACCTGCGCACCGCGGCGGCCGCGATGAGCAGCACCGACCGCGTGATAGAGCCCCGCGCCGAGCGCCGTGCTTTTCACGAGGCCAAATACCGGGTCTATCGCGCGATACATGCCGATCAGCTCGCGTATCGCGAGATCATGGCGGGCATCGATTGAACCCGGGAGGCCCGGCCCTCGCTTTCTAACGCGCCTGCCGACGCAGTGGCGCCAGCAGGCCGCGCAGATCGTTGTGGTCGATCTGATACATCAACGCCAGCAGCCGGCCCAGTTCGCCGGCCGGAAAACCGGCGCGCGAGAACCAGGCCAGATACCCGCCGGGCAGATCGGCGATCACGCGCCCTTCGTACTTGCCGAACGGCATGGTGCGCGTGACCAGTTTTTCCAGATCCTGGGGGTTCACAACGGCCTCGATGCGCAAAGCTCGAGCGTGGCTCGGGCGCCATCCATCTTAAACGAAGTCGGCGCCCGCGCCTCATCAACTGGCTTCGCGCTCGGCCAGAGCCCGGTCGGACGCCTCGATCGCATGGCGTTCGGCAACGGTATCGATCCCCGAAGCGAGCCACCAATACAATCCGCCCGCGACGACCAGACCGACGAGAAACGAGATATCCGCCCCGCCGAGCCAGTGCGTCACGGTGCCGGTGTAAAACGAAATATCGAAGAACGGGATCATGGCGACGAAACCCACCCCGTAGGCCAGCATGCCGCGCCAGGACCATTGCCCGTAGATGCCGTTCGGATTGAAGATCTCGGTAATCGCGTAACGGCCGTGGCGCACGATATAGAAATCGATCAGATTCACGGCGGTCCACGGCACCAGGAAATACAGCATCAGGATGACGAAGTTGTTGAAGCTGCCGAGATAACTGTCCGGAATCGTGAGTGCAACCGCGGTCGCGATCGCGCCGAACAACACGATGCCGACCACGCGTATCGAGATCGTCGGCCGGACCGGCCGGTAGGCGTCGACGGTGCTGATACCGGTGAGCATGGCGCCGTACATGTTCACGGCCATCACGCTGATCAGCGCGGGCACCGAGGCCAGCACGGCGAAGGTACCGAAGCCGGGCAGCATTTCGTTGCCGACCGACTGCAGACTGCTGATCGCTTCCGGGTGCGGCAGCGCCGCGGCCAGAAATGCCCCCAGCGACATCAGCCAGATCGCCGAACCGCCCGCGCCGAGATAGGTCCAGGAAATCACGCCGCGCGACGACACGTTGCTTGGCAGATAACGCGAATAATCGGACACATACACGGCATAACTGATCTGGTAACCGGCCGCGGCCGAGAACTGGACCAGAAAAACGGCCCAGCCCGCGCCGGACTGATGCGCCGCGGCGTGCCCGTGCAGCACGACCGCGCCAATCGTGAGCAATGCGAACACGGCAATCAGGATCGGCGTGAGCCAGCGCTGCACGAAATGCAGCAGATCGTGGCCAATGACGGCAATGCCGATGGCCAGCAGCACCAGCAACGGATACCAGAACAACGGCCCGCCGGGCAGTACCAGCCGCAGTGCTTCGGTGGCCAGAATGACGTTGAACACGTTGAAGCCGCAGTAGACGAAGATGGTGGCGGCAAACGGCAGAATCGCCCCGCGCGAGCCGAACTGGGCGCGCGACTGGATCATCTGCGGCAGCCCGAGACGCGGCCCCTGATTGGCATGAAACGCCATGAAGAACGTGCCGAAAGCCGCGCCCAGCACCACAGCGAGCACGCTCCACCACACGCCCATTCCCAGCGAGGGGCCGACGAAGCCAGTCACCATGGTCGTGAGCACGAAATTGCCCGTGAACCAGAACGGCCCCTGATGCCAGACCTTGCCGTGGCGCTCGGACTTGGGCACGTAATCGATCGAGCGGACCTCGACCACGCCGGCACGGACCGCGGACCGTGCGTTATCGCTTGTTGTTTGGCTCATTGTCTCCCCTTTGCTTTTTATGTCGGTTGGGCCATGCCGGCCGCTACCCGGCGATGGGTCATTCGCGATACGTCACGCCCGGCAGCACACAGAGCATTTCGTAGAGCAGATTGGCGCCCAGCAGCGCGGTGTTGCCGCTCGGGTCGTAGGGCGGCGCCACCTCGACCAGATCGGCTCCGACTAGATCCAGGCCGCGGCAGCCGCGCACGATCTCCAGTGCTTGCGGCGGCGTCAGGCCGGCGATCTCGGCGGTGCCGGTGCCGGGCGCGAACCCGGGATCGAGGCTGTCGATGTCGAAACTCAGGTAAACCGGGCCGCCGCCGACCTGCTCACGCGTTTCGGCCATGAGTGGTGACAGACTCTTGTGCCAGCACTGTTCGGCCGGCACCACGCGGGCGCCCTGCTGGCGCGCCCAGTCGAAATCGTCGGCGGTGTAGCCGGTGCCGCGCAGCCCGATCTGGATCATGCGCGGCGTGTCGATCAGCCCTTCCTCGATGGCGCGCCGGAACGGCGTGCCGTGGGCGATTGCCTCGCCGAACATGTGCTCGTTGGTGTCGGCGTGAGCGTCGACATGGATCAACCCCACCGGGCCATGCCGCCGGGCCATGGCCCGCAGGATCGGCAGCGTGAGCGTGTGGTCGCCGCCCAGCGTCAGCGGCCGGCAGCCGGTGGCGATGATCTCGGCATGGAAGGCCTCGATGATGTCCACGCTCTTTTTCAGATCGAAGGTATTGATCGGCACATCGCCGATATCGGCGACCTGCAGGGCATCGAACGGGGCCGCGCCGGTGGCCATGTTGTATGGCCGCAACATACGGGATTCGTCGCGGATCTGGCGCGGCCCGAGCCGGGTGCCGGGCCGGTTGGAGGTGCCAATATCCAGCGGCACGCCAACGAACGCGGCGTCCAGGCCCGTCGCATCGGTCTGGCTCGGCAGGCGCATCATCGTCGCCGGGCCGCCAAAGCGCGGCATGGCGTTGCCGCCGAGCGGTTGATTGCGTTCGTTGCTGGCCATGGTTCTCGCCTCCGTTACATCTGCGTCTTGTCGAGCAAGAAGCGGGCCGGGATGTAACCCCTTGATTCTTCGACGAGCGAGCCGGCTGAGCAATTCAGTAATGAATCTTTGACGGAGACAGGCGATTCAAAATAGATTTATCTGATTCAATTACGACTCGATCGCCATGCCGTCAATCGCCCCCCTGAATGCCCTGGAACTCGATGCGGTTCTCGCCTATTCCCACGACCACATCGTGATCACCGACGAGCGCGGCCGCATTCTCAAGGCCAGCGAAAGTTGCGCCGGCGTCTATGGCCTGCCGCTGCGAGACTTCATCAACGCCTCCACATACGATCTGCAGCGCGATGGCATTCTTTCGCCGTCGATCACGGTGCGCGTACTCGAACAGCGCCAACCCTGCCACCTCATGCAGGCCACGCGTACCGGCCGCTCGGTGATGGCCAGCGCCTACCCGGTCTGGGATGGCGACCGGTTGGTTCGGGTCGTGAGTCTGTCCAAGGACATGACCGACATCCGTACGCTGCAGCGCGAGTACGAATTGCTGCAGCGCCAGTTGGCCGCGCGCGAAACCGCCCCGCCGACCGCACTCGATGCCGACGCGGATATCCCGACCTGCAACCCGCGCATGCGCGAGATCGTGTCGCTGCTGGAACGCGTGGCCCCCACCGATGCGAGTGTCGTGTTGCTGGGGGAAACCGGCGTGGGCAAGACACGGATCGCGGGCCTGCTCCACCGCCGCAGCCCACGCGCGGACGGCTCGTTCGTCGAAGCCAATTGCGGCGCCATTCCGGAGACGCTGTTCGAGTCGGAGATGTTCGGCTATGTCGCGGGCGCGTTCAGCGGCGCGGCGCGCAACGGCAAGCCCGGGCTGGCCGAGCGCGCCCACGGCGGCACGCTGTTTCTGGATGAGGTTGCCGAACTCTCGCCGGCCATGCAGACCAAGCTGCTGCGCATCCTGCAGGACCGACGCGTCACGCGGCTGGGCAGCACCGAATCGCGTGTGGCGGACTTCCGACTCGTGGCAGCGACCAACCGCGACCTCGATGCCATGGTGGCGGA is from Salinisphaera sp. LB1 and encodes:
- a CDS encoding ABC transporter substrate-binding protein, producing MPGIKLPSLRRAVALALIPLAAVALPAAAADSHNKPNDQLVIGMSFQELNNPYFVTMQKALQKQVDKMGAKLIVTDAHHDISKQTSDVEDMIQRGVDILLLNPTDTVGVQSAVVSAHNAGIPVVAVDAQADGPVSGFVGSKNFKAGYLSCQYLAKSLNGKGKVAILNGIPVTPILQRVKGCKKALGEAKGIQIVDEQNGHQERNTAMNVTENMLQSHPDLDGLFSVNDGGTLGALVALNSSSNHVKLATIDGNPEVIKAMQKPNTPIVVDVAQHPDVEVVKALHLALKKYHGVKSPDTIPVDVTPVTPKTAASFHWGS
- a CDS encoding FGGY-family carbohydrate kinase — translated: MNAHYLGIDVGSASVRAGVFDGTGRCLAQAARPIAQFRPETDFVEQSSDDIWQACVAAVRGAVTEAGVSADSVRAIGFDATCSLVALGADGKPVSVSPTDDDTQNIVMWMDHRATAEAREITATRHEALRYIGGQVSPELELPKLLWLARHRPDQYERAAIFLDLADYMTARAVGGLGGEAAPTKSVCTQVCKWLYLAHEGRWPTDLLQQLGLESLLDKPRMTGPIRAPGAPAGRLAPEVAEAFGLTGEITVATGLIDAHAGALGMLGGAPEASLAVIAGTSTCHIAFSHEPCFVPGVWGPYWGAVLPDGWINEGGQSAVGALIDHVLRDHAAHGALMAAAEAQGVSHFDILNARLDAMEAEAGDAPLTRDIHVLDYHHGNRSPLADASLTGVFTGLTLAENIDDLALRYLATLQAVSYGTRHIVEALNEHGHAVNRLRLCGGILKNERWLAETADATGLPIELPAETETVLLGSAMLAATACGDQPDLRTAAAAMSSTDRVIEPRAERRAFHEAKYRVYRAIHADQLAYREIMAGID
- a CDS encoding DUF3820 family protein; protein product: MNPQDLEKLVTRTMPFGKYEGRVIADLPGGYLAWFSRAGFPAGELGRLLALMYQIDHNDLRGLLAPLRRQAR
- a CDS encoding cytosine permease; translated protein: MSQTTSDNARSAVRAGVVEVRSIDYVPKSERHGKVWHQGPFWFTGNFVLTTMVTGFVGPSLGMGVWWSVLAVVLGAAFGTFFMAFHANQGPRLGLPQMIQSRAQFGSRGAILPFAATIFVYCGFNVFNVILATEALRLVLPGGPLFWYPLLVLLAIGIAVIGHDLLHFVQRWLTPILIAVFALLTIGAVVLHGHAAAHQSGAGWAVFLVQFSAAAGYQISYAVYVSDYSRYLPSNVSSRGVISWTYLGAGGSAIWLMSLGAFLAAALPHPEAISSLQSVGNEMLPGFGTFAVLASVPALISVMAVNMYGAMLTGISTVDAYRPVRPTISIRVVGIVLFGAIATAVALTIPDSYLGSFNNFVILMLYFLVPWTAVNLIDFYIVRHGRYAITEIFNPNGIYGQWSWRGMLAYGVGFVAMIPFFDISFYTGTVTHWLGGADISFLVGLVVAGGLYWWLASGIDTVAERHAIEASDRALAEREAS
- the speB gene encoding agmatinase yields the protein MASNERNQPLGGNAMPRFGGPATMMRLPSQTDATGLDAAFVGVPLDIGTSNRPGTRLGPRQIRDESRMLRPYNMATGAAPFDALQVADIGDVPINTFDLKKSVDIIEAFHAEIIATGCRPLTLGGDHTLTLPILRAMARRHGPVGLIHVDAHADTNEHMFGEAIAHGTPFRRAIEEGLIDTPRMIQIGLRGTGYTADDFDWARQQGARVVPAEQCWHKSLSPLMAETREQVGGGPVYLSFDIDSLDPGFAPGTGTAEIAGLTPPQALEIVRGCRGLDLVGADLVEVAPPYDPSGNTALLGANLLYEMLCVLPGVTYRE
- a CDS encoding sigma-54-dependent Fis family transcriptional regulator, yielding MPSIAPLNALELDAVLAYSHDHIVITDERGRILKASESCAGVYGLPLRDFINASTYDLQRDGILSPSITVRVLEQRQPCHLMQATRTGRSVMASAYPVWDGDRLVRVVSLSKDMTDIRTLQREYELLQRQLAARETAPPTALDADADIPTCNPRMREIVSLLERVAPTDASVVLLGETGVGKTRIAGLLHRRSPRADGSFVEANCGAIPETLFESEMFGYVAGAFSGAARNGKPGLAERAHGGTLFLDEVAELSPAMQTKLLRILQDRRVTRLGSTESRVADFRLVAATNRDLDAMVADGHFRLDLYHRINVVPITIPALRDRAEDIPLFIQRMLAALNQRYGKRKSLAPDAWSALLTQRWDGNLRELENGIERLYVLSDETTIHAAPSLGPVPGATHDAGRAGETSPLPSLREAVEAAERDCLAAALKRCTSTYQIARELGASQPTIFRKLRKYGLTANAS